In one window of Pseudoalteromonas espejiana DSM 9414 DNA:
- a CDS encoding NAD(P)H-binding protein: protein MTKTALIIGATGVVGKELLMRLLHSSEYSQVIAITRRKLTFTHTKLVNHVIDFEYLTKHCELFKGDVLFSCLGTTKKQAGSVSAQRKVDFDYQFIAAQMAANNGVTHYCLVSSSGANAHSASAYLKMKGELEQQVKLLGFVKISIFQPSLLIGKRNDTRIAEQIGAVILPLLTRLPFLKRYRPITGEQVAQKMRAVSLNQQHTLSYYTLDDLFNA from the coding sequence ATGACAAAAACGGCGTTAATTATTGGTGCAACAGGTGTTGTAGGAAAGGAGCTGCTAATGCGCTTACTACATAGCTCTGAGTACAGCCAAGTAATAGCAATTACGCGCCGTAAGTTAACGTTTACACATACTAAGCTAGTTAATCACGTTATTGATTTTGAATATTTAACCAAGCACTGCGAGTTATTTAAAGGTGATGTGCTTTTTTCTTGTTTAGGCACTACAAAAAAACAAGCTGGCTCTGTAAGTGCGCAGCGTAAGGTCGATTTCGATTATCAGTTTATTGCGGCGCAAATGGCGGCAAATAATGGTGTAACTCATTATTGCTTAGTATCATCAAGTGGGGCGAATGCGCATAGTGCTAGTGCGTATTTAAAAATGAAAGGTGAGCTTGAGCAACAAGTAAAACTACTTGGCTTTGTAAAAATAAGTATTTTTCAGCCTTCGCTGTTAATTGGTAAGCGAAATGATACCCGTATAGCAGAGCAAATAGGCGCTGTTATTTTACCACTTTTAACGCGATTGCCTTTTTTAAAGCGTTATAGGCCGATAACCGGCGAGCAAGTAGCTCAAAAAATGCGGGCTGTGAGTTTAAATCAGCAACACACATTGAGTTATTATACGTTAGATGACTTGTTTAACGCTTAA
- a CDS encoding ABC transporter substrate-binding protein, whose translation MPIKGLILVTLLFCSQLKAQEPVTLQLKWTHQFQFAGYYMAKEKGYYKDAGLDVTIREANPKMPDTFTPVALNEAQFGVAHSGILQQRVNGQPFVAMAAILQFSPYCWMVKDSSDIFHPRDFTAKRITEVSRKDGTELLIMLKRSGIDINTLEVFSSEEPAVEAWQQNKLDAMQVYVTNQPYFMTQQGISHRLICPQRYGMDVYGDVLFTSESMLKKHPQTVEKFYQASLKGWRYAMMNMDEAIAVTQQLYAPNKSFHQLAYEAEVLKEYIMPPTTHLGNMSMAKWRLIADYYGIKQSDFDEQKAGFIYKYQESESIQLSWMLIAAIIVSIISIPLYLRLILGKK comes from the coding sequence TTGCCTATTAAAGGATTAATACTCGTAACTCTACTTTTTTGCAGCCAACTTAAGGCGCAAGAACCAGTCACCTTACAACTTAAATGGACTCATCAATTTCAATTTGCTGGTTATTATATGGCAAAAGAAAAAGGCTACTATAAAGACGCAGGGCTTGATGTAACCATACGCGAAGCAAACCCTAAAATGCCAGATACATTTACGCCCGTAGCGTTAAATGAGGCGCAATTTGGGGTGGCGCATTCAGGTATTTTGCAGCAACGGGTTAATGGTCAGCCATTTGTTGCTATGGCTGCTATTTTACAATTCTCCCCTTACTGTTGGATGGTTAAAGATAGCTCAGATATTTTTCACCCACGAGATTTTACAGCTAAGCGTATAACTGAGGTTAGCCGCAAAGATGGCACCGAACTTCTTATAATGCTCAAGCGAAGCGGTATAGATATAAATACGTTAGAGGTGTTCAGTAGTGAAGAGCCGGCCGTTGAAGCATGGCAACAAAATAAGCTCGATGCTATGCAAGTATATGTAACTAATCAGCCATATTTTATGACACAACAAGGTATATCGCATCGTCTTATTTGCCCGCAGCGCTACGGAATGGATGTGTATGGCGATGTACTATTTACTAGCGAATCTATGCTTAAAAAGCACCCGCAAACGGTCGAAAAATTTTACCAAGCGAGTTTAAAAGGCTGGCGCTACGCAATGATGAATATGGACGAAGCAATTGCCGTTACTCAGCAGCTGTATGCACCTAATAAAAGCTTTCACCAACTTGCTTATGAGGCCGAGGTGCTTAAAGAATATATAATGCCGCCCACCACGCATTTAGGAAATATGTCGATGGCTAAATGGCGTTTAATTGCTGATTATTATGGTATTAAGCAAAGTGACTTTGATGAGCAAAAAGCCGGTTTTATTTACAAATATCAAGAGAGCGAAAGCATACAGCTGTCGTGGATGTTAATAGCGGCCATTATAGTGAGTATTATTTCAATTCCACTGTATTTACGTTTAATACTCGGAAAAAAATAA
- the rep gene encoding DNA helicase Rep yields MKLNPKQDEAVKYISGPCLVLAGAGSGKTRVITNKIAYLVQKCEYKARNIAAVTFTNKAAKEMRERVLQTLNKQEAKGLWVSTFHTLGLEIIKKELKTLGFKEGFSLFDDQDTNQLLGDLTEDELKKDKDLLNLLKMQIGSWKNELILPEQAIREARDAQKSLFAQLYARYQNQLRAYNALDFDDLIMIPTLLLSNNATSRERWQQRFKYLLVDEYQDTNTSQYQLVKLLVGERARFTVVGDDDQSIYSWRGARPQNLVLLSKDYPGLRLIKLEQNYRSAQRILKAANILIANNPHDIEKKLFSELGYGEPIKVIGCRDEEHECERVVAEIISHKFMKRTSYKDYAILYRGNHQARGFEKSLMSNRIPYKISGGMSFFSRSEIKDIMAYLRLLVNQDDDNAFLRIVNTPRREIGTVTLEKLGTLANEKHQSLFATCFDNDLGYRLKGRGLNALSGFARWVVELSDNAVRSDTLEAVKDLVRSINYEAYLYESSPSAKAAEMRMKNVSELYRWITDMLTGDADNEPMTLPEVVSKLTLRDMLERNEEEDEADAVQLLTLHASKGLEYPYVFMVGMEEGLLPHQVSIDEENVDEERRLAYVGITRAQQELTLTYAKIRRQFGETSQTELSRFVQELPQDDLAFENKKAPNTQAERMEKGQARVANLRAMLKKPS; encoded by the coding sequence ATGAAACTCAATCCTAAACAAGATGAAGCAGTAAAATACATTAGTGGTCCATGCCTAGTGCTTGCAGGTGCAGGCTCAGGCAAAACGCGTGTAATCACAAATAAAATTGCTTACTTAGTACAAAAATGTGAGTACAAAGCGCGAAATATTGCAGCGGTAACATTTACCAATAAAGCGGCAAAAGAGATGCGCGAACGTGTGCTTCAAACGCTTAATAAGCAAGAGGCAAAAGGATTATGGGTATCGACGTTTCATACCTTAGGCCTTGAAATAATAAAAAAAGAGCTTAAAACACTTGGCTTTAAAGAAGGCTTTTCACTGTTTGACGACCAAGATACAAACCAGCTTTTAGGTGATTTGACTGAAGACGAGCTTAAAAAAGATAAAGACTTACTTAACCTATTAAAAATGCAAATAGGTAGCTGGAAAAACGAACTCATTTTACCAGAACAAGCAATTCGCGAAGCACGCGATGCACAAAAGTCTTTATTTGCGCAGCTTTATGCGCGCTATCAAAATCAATTAAGAGCGTATAACGCCCTCGATTTTGATGATCTTATTATGATCCCCACGCTATTACTTAGTAATAATGCAACCTCGCGAGAGCGGTGGCAGCAGCGTTTTAAATACCTGCTGGTGGATGAGTACCAAGATACCAATACCAGCCAATATCAGCTAGTTAAGCTGTTAGTAGGGGAGCGTGCACGTTTTACTGTGGTAGGCGATGATGACCAATCTATTTATTCATGGCGTGGTGCGCGCCCGCAAAACTTAGTGCTATTAAGTAAAGATTACCCAGGTCTGAGGCTAATAAAGCTTGAGCAAAACTACCGTAGTGCACAACGAATTCTTAAAGCTGCAAACATTTTGATTGCTAATAACCCGCACGATATAGAAAAAAAGCTATTTAGTGAGCTTGGTTATGGCGAGCCAATTAAAGTGATTGGCTGTAGAGATGAAGAGCATGAGTGTGAGCGTGTAGTTGCCGAAATTATTTCGCATAAATTTATGAAGCGTACCAGCTATAAAGATTACGCTATTTTATATCGGGGTAACCATCAGGCGCGTGGTTTTGAAAAGTCGTTAATGAGTAACCGTATCCCGTATAAAATTAGTGGGGGTATGTCGTTTTTCTCTCGCTCAGAAATTAAAGATATTATGGCGTACTTACGCTTATTAGTTAATCAAGACGACGATAACGCTTTTTTACGTATTGTTAATACACCACGCCGTGAAATAGGGACTGTTACGCTTGAAAAACTAGGCACTTTAGCAAATGAAAAACACCAAAGTTTATTTGCCACCTGTTTTGATAACGACTTAGGTTATAGGCTCAAAGGCCGTGGTTTAAACGCGCTATCGGGCTTTGCCCGCTGGGTTGTAGAGCTCTCTGATAATGCAGTGCGCAGTGACACCCTAGAAGCGGTAAAAGATTTAGTACGCAGCATTAATTATGAAGCCTATTTATACGAGTCATCGCCAAGTGCTAAAGCCGCTGAAATGCGAATGAAAAACGTCTCGGAGCTGTATCGTTGGATCACCGATATGCTCACGGGTGATGCTGACAATGAGCCGATGACCTTACCTGAGGTTGTTAGCAAATTAACACTTCGAGATATGCTTGAGCGTAACGAGGAAGAAGATGAAGCCGATGCAGTACAGTTGCTTACTTTGCATGCGTCTAAAGGCTTAGAGTACCCGTATGTGTTTATGGTCGGTATGGAGGAGGGCTTATTGCCTCACCAGGTAAGCATTGATGAAGAAAATGTAGATGAAGAGCGTCGTTTAGCTTACGTAGGTATTACCCGAGCGCAGCAAGAGCTTACGTTAACTTACGCTAAAATACGCCGCCAATTTGGTGAAACATCACAAACTGAGCTAAGCCGCTTTGTGCAAGAACTGCCTCAAGACGATCTTGCATTTGAGAATAAAAAAGCGCCCAACACGCAAGCTGAGCGTATGGAAAAAGGCCAAGCTCGTGTTGCAAACTTAAGAGCAATGCTTAAAAAACCAAGTTAA
- the can gene encoding carbonate dehydratase, whose translation MRKLKNLFENNKRWAARTSEANPDFFKILSMQQNPEYLWIGCSDSRVPANQIVDLLPGELFVHRNVANVVVHTDHNCLSVMQYAVEVLKVKHIMVVGHYGCGGVQAVLDNAKFGFIDNWLRHVGDVKEKHLEQLNAMDEQQRLSRLIELNVIEQVRNVCRTNIVQDAWGKGQDLTIHGWVYGLENGHLHDLESVVTCADEEGDVYKKAVAHVLTKAGCE comes from the coding sequence ATGAGAAAGTTAAAGAATTTATTCGAAAATAATAAGCGTTGGGCTGCTCGTACAAGTGAAGCAAATCCTGATTTTTTTAAAATTTTGTCAATGCAGCAAAATCCTGAATATTTATGGATTGGGTGTTCAGACTCCCGGGTGCCTGCAAATCAAATAGTTGATTTATTACCGGGTGAATTATTTGTTCACCGTAACGTAGCTAACGTAGTCGTGCACACGGATCATAATTGTTTATCTGTTATGCAATATGCGGTAGAAGTACTAAAAGTAAAACATATTATGGTGGTAGGGCATTACGGCTGTGGCGGTGTGCAAGCGGTGCTAGATAACGCCAAATTTGGCTTTATTGATAACTGGTTACGCCATGTGGGAGATGTAAAAGAAAAGCACCTTGAGCAATTAAATGCAATGGATGAGCAGCAGCGTTTAAGCCGCTTAATAGAGCTTAATGTGATTGAGCAAGTACGCAATGTATGCAGAACCAACATTGTGCAAGATGCATGGGGCAAAGGCCAAGACTTAACCATTCATGGCTGGGTATATGGCTTAGAAAATGGCCACTTACACGACTTAGAATCGGTGGTTACCTGTGCAGATGAAGAGGGCGACGTTTATAAAAAAGCCGTTGCGCATGTATTAACAAAAGCTGGCTGCGAGTAA
- the ilvA gene encoding threonine ammonia-lyase, biosynthetic: MVSQELDYFRAIIQANMEPLAKVTEVSEMPDLSAKLGNHVWLKREDQQPVYSFKLRGAYNKLNKLPKGSVVITASAGNHAQGVALSASHLGHKATIVMPVTTPEIKVSAVRALGGEVVLYGHHFDAAKAHALELTEQRSGVFVPPFDDPDVIVGQGTVARELMQQLNELDAVFIPVGGGGLLAGMAVYIKSLRPDIKVIGVEADESACLQAALKAGEPVELERVGSFADGVAVKVIGSETFRLAQKFCDEVVTVSGDEICAAMQDIFVSTRAIAEPSGALATAGLKKWSQQSGLKGLHLAAVLSGANLNFDRLRYVAERTALGEKNEALLAVTIKEEKGSFKQFCASLGGRAITEFNYRYAGPGEAQIFVGIALRQGEQELNELKQDLTKNDYHFCDLSDNELAKLHVRYMVGGKAPEQLHERLLRFEFPEYPGALARFLDTLGSNWNITLFHYRNHGGSMGNVLAGFAIEPSQFDMFNEHLNRLGYSVQDETHNPCFTQFLTSQPQSSNTDDLASA; encoded by the coding sequence ATGGTTTCTCAAGAGCTCGATTATTTTCGCGCTATTATCCAGGCAAATATGGAGCCTTTGGCAAAAGTTACTGAGGTCAGTGAAATGCCTGATCTCAGTGCTAAACTTGGGAACCATGTATGGCTTAAGCGTGAGGATCAACAGCCCGTGTATTCGTTTAAGTTACGCGGTGCATACAATAAATTAAATAAGTTACCAAAAGGGTCTGTTGTTATTACGGCGTCGGCTGGTAACCATGCGCAAGGTGTGGCACTTAGTGCTTCACACCTTGGCCATAAAGCCACTATTGTTATGCCAGTTACAACGCCTGAAATAAAAGTAAGCGCAGTACGCGCGCTTGGCGGCGAAGTGGTATTATATGGTCATCATTTTGATGCGGCAAAAGCACACGCTCTAGAGCTTACAGAGCAGCGAAGTGGTGTATTTGTCCCGCCGTTTGACGACCCTGACGTGATTGTTGGGCAAGGCACTGTAGCCCGCGAGTTAATGCAACAACTCAACGAGCTTGATGCGGTATTTATACCTGTTGGAGGTGGTGGCTTACTTGCTGGTATGGCTGTTTATATCAAGTCATTACGCCCTGATATCAAAGTTATTGGCGTAGAAGCTGACGAAAGCGCATGTTTACAAGCAGCACTTAAAGCAGGAGAGCCAGTAGAGCTTGAGCGTGTTGGCAGTTTTGCCGATGGCGTTGCGGTAAAAGTTATCGGCAGTGAAACATTTCGCTTAGCGCAAAAATTTTGTGACGAAGTCGTTACTGTCAGTGGCGATGAAATTTGTGCTGCCATGCAAGATATTTTTGTCTCTACCCGCGCAATTGCAGAGCCATCTGGTGCCCTTGCAACGGCAGGGCTTAAAAAGTGGAGCCAACAATCGGGCTTAAAGGGGCTTCATTTAGCGGCTGTGCTTTCGGGTGCTAATTTAAACTTTGATCGTCTTCGTTATGTCGCAGAGCGCACTGCGCTAGGTGAAAAAAACGAAGCGTTATTAGCGGTTACCATTAAAGAAGAAAAAGGCAGCTTTAAGCAGTTTTGTGCGTCTTTAGGTGGCCGTGCTATTACTGAGTTTAACTACCGCTATGCAGGCCCAGGTGAAGCGCAAATATTTGTAGGCATTGCACTGCGCCAAGGCGAGCAAGAGCTAAATGAGTTAAAGCAAGATTTAACTAAAAACGACTATCACTTTTGTGATTTATCAGACAACGAACTCGCTAAATTGCATGTACGTTATATGGTCGGTGGTAAAGCGCCAGAACAATTACATGAACGATTATTACGTTTTGAGTTTCCTGAATACCCAGGCGCCCTCGCTCGCTTTTTAGATACGCTTGGGAGTAACTGGAACATTACGTTATTTCATTATCGTAATCATGGTGGCTCTATGGGTAATGTATTAGCTGGTTTTGCTATTGAACCAAGCCAGTTTGATATGTTTAACGAGCACTTGAATCGCTTAGGTTATAGTGTACAAGATGAAACACATAACCCGTGTTTTACGCAGTTTTTAACTTCACAACCGCAAAGTTCAAATACCGACGATTTAGCCTCAGCCTAA
- the ubiK gene encoding ubiquinone biosynthesis accessory factor UbiK: protein MINPAKLEEIAKQITNNMPQGVKNLADTLEGKTKQVLQNKLAEMDFVSREEFDVQSQVLIRTREKLTELEAKVALLEQQLTAKTDAE, encoded by the coding sequence ATGATCAATCCAGCAAAACTTGAAGAAATTGCTAAGCAAATCACTAATAACATGCCGCAGGGTGTAAAAAACCTAGCAGACACTCTTGAAGGTAAAACTAAACAAGTTTTACAAAACAAGCTTGCTGAAATGGACTTTGTTAGCCGTGAAGAATTTGATGTGCAAAGCCAAGTGCTTATTCGCACCCGCGAAAAGCTTACTGAACTTGAAGCTAAAGTTGCGTTACTAGAGCAGCAATTAACTGCAAAAACAGACGCAGAATAA
- a CDS encoding methyltransferase — protein MNLAEQFAALDAVLMNTRQYWQCTAFDYDSLPWPELCAPLNSLSDDAVAQLDSDQSKLYEFFAPYISGLEQLPALCRLEQSQQQRSEYPFWISNGIKGRKFEQLQDFVSALPNTKQPVLEWCAGKGHLGRMLAFNGAQTVRSVELQAHLCEQGQHSAKQQGLAMQFSQANVLEDDISHFFNTDTHAVALHACGALHQTFMQQASKAGVKRISFSPCCYHLFTDNNYKAMSDEARKSELFLTHRDLKLALQETVTAPSRVAKVRKTEVEWRLGFDALRKSITNEQFYVSVPSVNKAVFSDSFAQFCAWASEKKSINIPKNTDYDKFLAIGKTRKKVTERIELVRHVFRRAIEVWLVLDRALYLQQQGYTVSVTTFCEKQLTPRNILILANTQ, from the coding sequence ATGAACCTAGCAGAGCAGTTTGCAGCACTCGATGCAGTGTTAATGAATACCCGACAATACTGGCAGTGCACTGCGTTTGATTATGATTCATTGCCTTGGCCCGAGCTGTGTGCTCCATTAAATAGCTTATCTGATGATGCAGTTGCGCAGCTTGATAGCGACCAAAGTAAACTATATGAATTTTTTGCCCCTTATATATCAGGCCTTGAACAGTTACCTGCGCTTTGCCGTTTAGAACAAAGCCAGCAGCAACGCAGCGAATACCCGTTTTGGATAAGTAATGGCATAAAAGGGCGCAAGTTTGAGCAACTGCAAGACTTTGTTTCTGCATTACCAAATACAAAACAGCCTGTTTTAGAGTGGTGCGCTGGCAAAGGTCATTTAGGGCGCATGCTTGCTTTTAATGGCGCGCAAACTGTGCGTAGTGTTGAGTTACAAGCACACCTGTGTGAACAAGGGCAGCACAGTGCTAAGCAGCAAGGCTTGGCTATGCAATTTAGCCAAGCAAATGTACTTGAAGACGATATTAGTCACTTTTTTAATACAGATACCCACGCGGTAGCTTTACATGCGTGTGGCGCTTTGCATCAAACCTTTATGCAGCAAGCGAGTAAAGCGGGAGTTAAGCGTATTAGTTTTTCACCGTGTTGTTATCACTTATTTACCGACAATAACTATAAAGCTATGAGCGATGAAGCACGTAAAAGTGAGCTTTTTTTAACTCACCGAGATTTAAAGCTCGCTCTACAAGAAACCGTTACAGCGCCTTCGCGTGTTGCAAAAGTTCGAAAAACTGAAGTGGAGTGGCGCTTAGGGTTTGATGCGCTTAGAAAGTCGATTACTAACGAGCAGTTTTACGTTAGCGTACCTTCTGTTAATAAGGCGGTATTTTCAGACTCATTTGCACAATTTTGTGCATGGGCAAGTGAGAAAAAATCGATAAACATCCCTAAAAACACAGATTACGATAAGTTTTTAGCTATTGGTAAAACCCGTAAAAAAGTGACAGAGCGAATCGAACTGGTTCGACATGTGTTTAGAAGAGCAATAGAAGTTTGGCTTGTGCTCGATCGTGCTTTATATTTGCAACAGCAAGGTTACACGGTTTCTGTGACAACCTTTTGTGAGAAGCAATTAACCCCTCGCAACATTTTGATTCTTGCTAACACGCAATAA